Proteins encoded together in one Synechococcus sp. A15-62 window:
- the purQ gene encoding phosphoribosylformylglycinamidine synthase subunit PurQ translates to MSIGVIVFPGSNCDRDVQWATEGCLGMSTRRVWHEETDLSGFDAIVLPGGFSYGDYLRCGAIARFAPALQSLIDFAAKGGRVLGICNGFQVLTELGLLPGALTRNRDLHFICEDAPLKVVSQRTAWMQGYNDGALTLPIAHGEGRYQCSDDTLKQLQDDDAIALSYGNNPNGSVSDIAGITNASGSVLGLMPHPERACDPATGGTDGRRMLEALLG, encoded by the coding sequence CAACTGCGATCGGGATGTGCAATGGGCAACCGAGGGTTGCCTGGGCATGAGCACGCGCCGGGTCTGGCATGAGGAGACCGACCTGAGCGGTTTTGACGCCATCGTTCTGCCTGGCGGGTTCAGCTATGGCGACTACCTGCGTTGCGGCGCCATTGCCCGCTTCGCACCAGCCCTGCAGTCATTGATCGATTTTGCGGCCAAGGGTGGTCGCGTGCTCGGCATCTGCAACGGATTCCAGGTGCTCACAGAGCTGGGCCTTCTCCCCGGTGCTCTCACCCGCAACCGAGATCTGCACTTCATCTGTGAGGACGCCCCGCTCAAGGTGGTGAGCCAACGCACGGCCTGGATGCAGGGGTACAACGACGGAGCTCTGACCCTGCCGATTGCCCACGGTGAAGGCCGCTACCAGTGCAGCGATGACACGCTCAAGCAGCTTCAGGACGACGACGCCATCGCCCTGAGCTACGGCAACAACCCCAATGGGTCGGTGTCCGACATCGCGGGCATCACCAATGCCAGCGGCAGCGTTCTGGGCCTGATGCCCCACCCCGAGCGGGCCTGCGATCCGGCCACGGGAGGCACCGACGGCCGCCGCATGCTGGAAGCCCTGCTGGGCTGA
- a CDS encoding Gfo/Idh/MocA family protein yields the protein MSPQPLGVAIAGLGFGEKVHLPALAAATDLEAVALWHPRQERLDAATAAHGLKGFGDWDALLADPAVDAVIIATPPAPRFDLARRALEAGKHLLLEKPIALHADQARDLQRLALARGLSVAVDYEYRAVPLFMQAARLLQAGAVGTPWLVKLDWLMGSRADPQRGWNWYAQADQGGGVIGALGTHAVDMLAWLIGPLGAVQALNGVSIKQRPHPDGGLAAVDAPDVSLLQTVAHWQGRQDLPVPAQVSLSSVSRNGRGFCLDVVGSSGSLLLSSTNQKDYVHGFELQHSPLGEPFRAVEADADLAFPQTWTDGRIAPVVRVLGWWAESIRSGQPMLPGLAEGVASRVACDQAAAGGTLDLA from the coding sequence ATGTCTCCACAGCCCCTTGGTGTTGCCATAGCCGGTCTCGGCTTTGGGGAGAAGGTTCACCTGCCGGCCCTTGCGGCAGCGACTGATCTTGAGGCGGTGGCCCTTTGGCACCCGCGCCAGGAGCGCCTGGATGCCGCCACAGCCGCCCATGGCTTGAAGGGATTCGGCGATTGGGATGCCCTGCTGGCCGATCCCGCGGTGGACGCGGTGATCATCGCCACTCCCCCCGCACCTCGCTTTGATCTGGCCCGCCGGGCCCTGGAGGCGGGCAAGCACCTGCTGCTGGAAAAGCCCATCGCGCTGCATGCCGATCAAGCCCGCGATCTGCAGCGGCTGGCCCTGGCCCGGGGACTGTCAGTGGCTGTGGATTACGAGTACAGGGCAGTTCCCCTGTTCATGCAGGCCGCACGCCTGCTGCAGGCCGGCGCTGTCGGCACGCCCTGGCTGGTGAAGCTCGACTGGTTGATGGGCAGCCGTGCCGATCCCCAGCGCGGCTGGAACTGGTATGCCCAGGCGGATCAGGGCGGCGGCGTGATCGGAGCCCTGGGAACCCATGCCGTGGACATGCTGGCCTGGCTGATCGGCCCCCTCGGGGCTGTTCAGGCCCTGAACGGCGTTTCGATCAAGCAACGCCCTCACCCCGATGGTGGTCTGGCCGCCGTGGATGCCCCCGATGTGTCGCTGCTGCAGACCGTTGCCCATTGGCAGGGCAGGCAGGACCTGCCGGTGCCGGCACAGGTCAGCCTCAGTTCCGTGTCACGCAACGGCCGCGGTTTCTGCCTTGATGTGGTGGGCTCCTCGGGATCGCTGCTGCTCAGCAGCACCAATCAGAAGGACTACGTCCATGGCTTTGAGTTGCAGCACTCCCCGCTCGGTGAGCCCTTCCGCGCGGTGGAAGCCGATGCCGACCTCGCCTTCCCGCAAACCTGGACGGATGGTCGCATCGCCCCTGTGGTGCGGGTGCTGGGCTGGTGGGCCGAAAGCATTCGCAGTGGGCAACCGATGCTGCCTGGACTGGCTGAGGGCGTGGCCAGTCGTGTGGCCTGCGATCAAGCAGCAGCAGGGGGCACATTGGATCTTGCGTAA
- the fba gene encoding class II fructose-bisphosphate aldolase (catalyzes the reversible aldol condensation of dihydroxyacetonephosphate and glyceraldehyde 3-phosphate in the Calvin cycle, glycolysis, and/or gluconeogenesis): MALVPLRLLLDHAAENGYGIPAFNVNNLEQVQAIMEAADETDSPVILQASRGARSYAGEIFLRHLILAATETYPHIPVVMHQDHGNAPDTCYSAAINGFTSVMMDGSLEADAKTPASYDYNVNVTKQVVDFAHSVGVSVEGELGCLGSLETGKGEAEDGHGFEGELSKDMLLTDPAEAADFVAKTKCDALAIAIGTSHGAYKFTRKPTGEVLAISRIAEIHKAIPNTHLVMHGSSSVPQEWLEMINKHGGAIPETYGVPVEEIQEGIRNGVRKVNIDTDNRLAFTAAVREAAMADPSNFDPRHFNKPARKYMKQVCLDRYQQFWAAGNASKIQQQSITYYAGLYAKGALDPKAAVAA, translated from the coding sequence ATGGCGCTCGTTCCGCTTCGGCTCCTGCTCGACCACGCCGCTGAGAACGGCTACGGCATTCCTGCGTTCAACGTGAACAATCTGGAGCAGGTCCAGGCCATCATGGAAGCGGCTGACGAGACCGACAGCCCGGTGATCCTTCAGGCCTCCCGCGGCGCCCGCAGCTACGCCGGTGAGATCTTCCTGCGTCACCTGATCCTGGCCGCGACCGAGACCTATCCCCACATCCCCGTGGTGATGCACCAGGACCACGGCAACGCCCCTGACACCTGCTACTCCGCTGCCATCAACGGTTTCACCTCCGTGATGATGGACGGCTCCCTGGAAGCCGACGCCAAGACTCCCGCCAGCTACGACTACAACGTCAACGTCACCAAGCAGGTTGTGGACTTCGCCCACTCCGTGGGTGTGAGCGTTGAGGGTGAGCTGGGTTGCCTGGGCTCCCTGGAAACCGGCAAGGGTGAAGCCGAAGATGGCCACGGTTTCGAGGGTGAGCTGTCCAAGGACATGCTGCTCACCGATCCAGCTGAGGCTGCCGACTTCGTTGCCAAGACCAAGTGCGATGCCCTGGCCATCGCCATCGGCACCAGCCACGGCGCTTACAAGTTCACCCGCAAGCCCACGGGTGAAGTGCTGGCCATCAGCCGTATCGCTGAGATCCACAAGGCCATCCCCAACACCCACCTGGTGATGCACGGCTCCTCCTCCGTTCCCCAGGAATGGCTGGAGATGATCAACAAGCACGGTGGTGCCATCCCCGAGACCTACGGCGTTCCCGTCGAGGAAATTCAGGAAGGCATCCGCAACGGTGTGCGCAAGGTGAACATCGACACCGATAACCGCCTGGCCTTCACCGCAGCTGTGCGTGAAGCGGCCATGGCCGATCCTTCCAACTTCGACCCCCGCCACTTCAACAAGCCGGCTCGCAAGTACATGAAGCAGGTCTGCCTTGACCGTTACCAGCAGTTCTGGGCTGCCGGCAACGCCAGCAAGATCCAGCAGCAGAGCATCACCTACTACGCCGGCCTTTACGCCAAGGGTGCTCTTGATCCCAAGGCTGCCGTCGCTGCCTGA
- a CDS encoding CARDB domain-containing protein: protein MEQCSLTPLADLTIANTVSDLIQGDIREHLPLERIPLNGDVLGLGTTSSLENGELSFLRNASGNSDIWRCIAHNGSIIRLQPGDGSGHFPYVCFTGDVTALRHTVDLGPLKQQAHRPTQELISAAIEQECKRGALAEAPIYGIRLLAHWDELVITVASKLCMGQQQRNHSFSRDSDAGSQAETSIYDRLQHYRLAPLPPEKPGDPIRYLGKSMQWDCCGFFDCEPERGRVTVPKAGDHLHLHGCSTDLAYGGHVLHDHPNTRLGSIQQLVLYPLQTIESLCSDLAIQTLTYRDEQIHFSFSNAGALDVSDVGVAVVVDDRFSDHRYLQIPWMNAGASESYSLSWPLPPGEHSIAVIADPQELVIEPRNRRQNNRMDLKVNIP from the coding sequence ATGGAGCAGTGCAGCCTCACCCCGTTGGCCGACCTCACCATTGCAAACACGGTGTCCGATCTGATCCAGGGGGATATACGGGAGCACCTGCCGCTGGAACGGATTCCCCTAAATGGCGACGTGCTGGGGCTTGGCACCACTTCAAGTTTGGAGAACGGGGAACTCAGTTTTCTTCGCAACGCTTCCGGTAACTCGGACATCTGGCGCTGCATCGCCCACAACGGCAGCATCATTCGGCTGCAGCCTGGCGACGGTAGCGGTCATTTTCCTTACGTCTGCTTCACCGGGGATGTCACGGCCCTGCGTCATACCGTGGACCTCGGCCCACTCAAGCAGCAGGCGCATCGTCCAACTCAGGAGCTGATCAGTGCCGCAATCGAGCAGGAATGCAAGCGCGGGGCCCTGGCAGAAGCACCCATCTACGGCATCCGCCTGCTGGCGCACTGGGATGAGCTGGTGATCACCGTGGCCTCCAAGCTCTGCATGGGGCAACAGCAACGCAACCATTCGTTCTCCCGTGATTCAGACGCGGGAAGCCAAGCCGAGACGAGCATCTACGACAGACTCCAGCACTACCGCCTGGCGCCACTACCACCAGAGAAGCCCGGCGATCCGATCCGCTATCTCGGCAAATCGATGCAATGGGATTGCTGCGGGTTCTTCGACTGTGAGCCTGAACGGGGGCGCGTGACGGTGCCCAAGGCAGGCGATCATCTGCATCTGCACGGCTGCAGCACCGACCTGGCCTACGGGGGGCATGTTCTCCACGATCACCCCAACACCCGCCTCGGAAGCATCCAACAGCTGGTGCTTTACCCACTGCAGACGATTGAGTCGCTCTGCAGTGATCTCGCCATCCAAACGCTCACGTACAGAGATGAGCAGATCCACTTCAGTTTCAGCAATGCCGGTGCACTTGATGTGAGTGATGTGGGGGTAGCTGTGGTCGTCGACGATCGCTTCAGCGATCACCGCTACCTGCAGATCCCCTGGATGAATGCGGGAGCAAGCGAGAGCTACAGCCTGTCCTGGCCGCTCCCCCCGGGGGAGCACTCAATCGCCGTGATCGCCGATCCCCAGGAGCTGGTGATCGAGCCGCGGAACCGCCGCCAGAACAATCGGATGGATCTGAAGGTGAACATCCCCTGA
- a CDS encoding LD-carboxypeptidase translates to MPTRRTLLISGASTVITALLSPGAIAAQRKLKPLKPGSRIRAVNPGTWMDPDTDLQALRERCDQQQWHLEIPATVTRQWRYFSGTDQERVEDLRSAWNDPTVDAVVTVGGGWGAARVLEAGFRFPRRPKWSLGFSDISSLLLAQWAAGLPGAIHGSSGGSEAQWQRTVDLLRGRPVAPLLGDPRRRGIARGPLVVTNLTVATHLIGTPWLPSLKGAILVLEDVGEAPYRVDRMLTQWRSAGLLQHLAGVACGRFSWAEDDILPGDFSMDEILEERLGDLGIPLVLNLPLGHGRPNQALPLGVQAQLDGNNGLLSLLA, encoded by the coding sequence ATGCCAACCCGCCGGACGCTGCTGATTTCAGGGGCGTCCACGGTCATCACGGCCCTGCTTTCCCCCGGGGCCATTGCTGCCCAGCGCAAGCTGAAACCCCTGAAGCCTGGATCACGCATCCGCGCCGTGAACCCTGGCACCTGGATGGATCCGGACACCGATCTTCAGGCCTTGCGCGAACGCTGTGATCAACAGCAATGGCATCTTGAGATTCCTGCCACCGTCACCCGTCAATGGCGCTATTTCTCGGGAACGGACCAGGAACGGGTTGAGGATCTGAGATCAGCCTGGAACGATCCAACGGTGGATGCCGTGGTAACCGTTGGCGGTGGCTGGGGCGCCGCCCGCGTGCTCGAAGCCGGTTTTCGCTTTCCGCGACGTCCCAAATGGAGCCTGGGCTTCTCCGACATCAGCTCCCTGCTGCTGGCCCAGTGGGCCGCTGGCCTGCCGGGAGCCATCCATGGATCCAGCGGTGGTAGTGAGGCGCAGTGGCAACGCACGGTGGATTTGCTCCGTGGCCGTCCCGTGGCACCCCTGCTGGGCGACCCACGACGACGGGGAATCGCCCGCGGGCCCTTGGTGGTTACCAACCTGACCGTGGCGACGCACCTGATCGGCACCCCCTGGCTGCCCTCCCTGAAGGGGGCCATCCTGGTGCTGGAAGATGTGGGCGAAGCGCCCTACCGGGTTGATCGGATGCTGACCCAGTGGCGCAGCGCAGGCCTGTTGCAGCACTTGGCAGGGGTCGCCTGCGGTCGCTTCAGCTGGGCTGAAGACGACATCCTTCCCGGGGATTTCTCGATGGACGAGATCCTGGAAGAACGCCTTGGCGATCTTGGGATTCCACTGGTGCTGAATCTGCCGCTGGGCCATGGTCGGCCCAACCAGGCTTTGCCTTTGGGAGTGCAGGCGCAACTGGATGGCAACAACGGCCTGCTCAGCCTGTTGGCCTGA